From the Micromonospora sediminicola genome, one window contains:
- a CDS encoding ATP-binding protein, whose protein sequence is MSPRIHLPSGWVTFVFTDIEGSTRMARMLGPVYRPVLREHRRLLRDTLAGTDGAELLTEGDSFFLAFPDAAAAVHACMTAQRALVGHNWPNPDATPRVRMGLHTGYAEPRDGEYASPEVHRAARVAAAAHGGQVLCSAATARLADPLPDGASLLDLGLHRLRGFDDRERLFQLVAPGLERRFPRPRTADAAAHNLPTPATSFVGRHFERAELGRLVEAYRLVTVLGAGGAGKTRLAVELASGIVEDYPDGVWFVDIAAVTDPGLVAFEIAAVLGLRPEPGRPMVDTLVEYAAPRRMLVVLDTCDAQPGASAEVISRLLAGGRGVRVLATSRESFGVPGEVVWRIPPLSVDEEPGGGASDAVALLLDRTAAARGGRAPDPAEQADLRRVVRRLDGLPLAIELAAARLRVLSAGQLAERLDDMLGTLDAGREAAEPPPVEAGWSGNQQDTVDLVAAATGAAPPSPASRAVQRSASERHLTIQATVTWSYRTLGARSARLLRWLAVFAGPVDLPTVQWLLDEDPLDPLSVLVDKSMVLAEPHASGSTYRMLDPIRAYAARRLIETGEEQSARDRHVAWSRHALDRAHLGPDGRPVTLSLYALDPLAGELRAALRWCATGGSARSGLHLAGGLDQWWRERGLAREGRLWLFRLYGRIAETGEAIPEAELAAAYHMHSLHAGADGEFAEELRYSQRAEAAARQAGDRGLLARVLAGRAAPLVDMGQFAEAERVCREVIDWAYAQDVVGDALLAVYNLAELLWRRGALDEAAELLGAARPVEAARPVERGRRSVDMLLGMVALSRGDLVAAHEHLLVALRSRMSHGYLGRACDTINAIAVRCALAGDAVSAARLFGAAQATRANLRATPGIHGPYWLGRQAELRRALGDEAFDAAYAAGAGLRLDEAAALALHVEHPDLAADSPRFGTPTAGPRPAAEPRSTTG, encoded by the coding sequence ATGTCGCCACGGATCCACCTCCCCAGCGGGTGGGTGACCTTCGTGTTCACCGACATCGAGGGCTCGACCCGGATGGCCCGGATGCTCGGGCCGGTCTACCGCCCCGTGCTGCGTGAGCACCGCCGGTTGTTGCGGGACACGCTGGCCGGCACCGACGGGGCGGAGCTGCTGACCGAGGGCGACTCGTTCTTCCTCGCCTTCCCGGACGCGGCCGCCGCGGTGCACGCCTGCATGACCGCGCAGCGCGCGCTCGTCGGGCACAACTGGCCCAACCCCGACGCCACGCCCCGGGTGCGGATGGGCCTGCACACCGGCTACGCCGAGCCGCGCGACGGCGAGTACGCCAGCCCCGAGGTGCACCGGGCGGCGCGGGTGGCCGCCGCGGCGCACGGCGGGCAGGTGCTCTGCTCGGCGGCCACCGCCCGGCTCGCCGACCCGCTGCCGGACGGCGCGTCCCTGCTCGACCTCGGTCTGCACCGGCTGCGCGGCTTCGACGACCGGGAGCGGCTGTTCCAGCTCGTCGCGCCCGGTCTGGAACGGCGGTTCCCGCGACCGCGTACGGCCGACGCGGCGGCGCACAACCTGCCCACCCCGGCCACCTCGTTCGTCGGCCGGCACTTCGAGCGCGCCGAGCTGGGTCGGCTGGTCGAGGCGTACCGGCTGGTGACCGTGCTCGGCGCGGGCGGCGCCGGCAAGACGCGGCTGGCGGTGGAGCTGGCCTCCGGGATCGTCGAGGACTATCCGGACGGCGTGTGGTTCGTCGACATCGCCGCGGTGACCGATCCCGGGCTGGTGGCGTTCGAGATCGCCGCCGTGCTCGGCCTGCGCCCGGAGCCGGGCCGGCCGATGGTCGACACCCTGGTCGAGTACGCGGCGCCGCGCCGGATGCTGGTGGTGCTGGACACGTGCGACGCCCAGCCGGGCGCGTCCGCCGAGGTGATCTCCCGGCTGCTGGCCGGCGGCCGGGGCGTGCGGGTGCTGGCGACCAGCCGGGAGTCGTTCGGCGTACCCGGTGAGGTGGTGTGGCGGATCCCGCCGCTGTCGGTGGACGAGGAGCCGGGCGGGGGCGCCAGCGACGCGGTGGCCCTGCTGCTGGACCGGACGGCGGCGGCCCGGGGTGGCCGGGCGCCGGATCCGGCGGAGCAGGCCGACCTGCGCCGGGTGGTCCGGCGGCTGGACGGGTTGCCGCTCGCCATCGAGCTGGCCGCGGCGCGGCTGCGGGTGCTGTCGGCGGGTCAGCTGGCCGAGCGGCTCGACGACATGCTGGGCACGCTGGACGCCGGCCGGGAGGCGGCGGAGCCGCCGCCGGTGGAGGCCGGCTGGAGCGGCAACCAGCAGGACACCGTCGACCTGGTGGCCGCCGCGACCGGCGCCGCCCCGCCGAGCCCGGCGAGCCGGGCGGTGCAGCGCTCCGCCAGCGAACGACACCTGACCATCCAGGCCACGGTGACGTGGTCCTACCGCACGCTGGGGGCGCGCTCGGCGCGGCTGCTGCGCTGGCTGGCGGTCTTCGCCGGCCCGGTGGACCTGCCGACCGTGCAGTGGCTGCTGGACGAGGATCCGCTGGACCCGCTGTCGGTGCTGGTGGACAAGTCGATGGTGCTGGCCGAGCCGCACGCGTCGGGCAGCACCTACCGGATGTTGGACCCGATCCGGGCGTACGCGGCGCGTCGCCTGATCGAGACGGGTGAGGAGCAGAGCGCCCGGGACCGGCACGTCGCCTGGTCCCGGCACGCGTTGGACCGGGCGCACCTGGGCCCGGACGGTCGCCCGGTGACGCTCTCCCTCTACGCGCTCGACCCGCTGGCCGGGGAGTTGCGGGCCGCGCTGCGCTGGTGCGCCACCGGCGGCAGCGCCCGGTCGGGCCTGCACCTGGCCGGTGGTCTGGACCAGTGGTGGCGGGAGCGCGGGCTGGCCCGCGAGGGGCGGCTCTGGCTGTTCCGGCTCTACGGGCGGATCGCCGAGACCGGGGAGGCGATCCCGGAGGCGGAGCTGGCCGCGGCCTACCACATGCACTCGCTGCACGCCGGGGCGGACGGGGAGTTCGCCGAGGAGCTGCGCTACTCGCAGCGGGCCGAGGCGGCCGCCCGGCAGGCCGGCGACCGGGGGCTGCTGGCCCGGGTGCTGGCCGGTCGCGCCGCGCCGCTGGTCGACATGGGACAGTTCGCCGAGGCGGAGCGGGTCTGCCGCGAGGTGATCGACTGGGCGTACGCGCAGGACGTGGTCGGGGACGCGCTGCTCGCCGTCTACAACCTGGCCGAGCTGCTCTGGCGCCGGGGCGCGTTGGACGAGGCGGCCGAGCTGCTCGGCGCGGCCCGCCCGGTGGAGGCGGCCCGGCCGGTCGAGCGGGGCCGCCGCTCGGTGGACATGCTGCTCGGCATGGTGGCGCTGTCCCGGGGTGACCTGGTGGCCGCGCACGAGCACCTGTTGGTGGCGTTGCGGTCCCGGATGAGCCACGGCTACCTGGGCCGGGCCTGCGACACGATCAACGCGATCGCGGTGCGCTGCGCGCTGGCCGGGGACGCGGTGTCCGCCGCCCGGCTCTTCGGCGCGGCCCAGGCCACCCGGGCCAACCTGCGGGCCACCCCGGGCATCCACGGGCCGTACTGGCTGGGCCGGCAGGCGGAGCTGCGCCGGGCGCTGGGCGACGAGGCGTTCGACGCGGCCTACGCCGCCGGGGCCGGCCTGCGGTTGGACGAGGCGGCGGCGTTGGCCCTGCACGTCGAGCACCCCGACCTGGCGGCGGACTCGCCCCGGTTCGGGACGCCCACCGCCGGCCCCCGGCCGGCCGCCGAGCCGCGCAGCACGACGGGCTGA